From one Maniola jurtina chromosome 5, ilManJurt1.1, whole genome shotgun sequence genomic stretch:
- the LOC123865574 gene encoding ELAV-like protein 4: MSKGDGEQQNGSGEESKTNLIINYLPQSMTQEEIRSLFSSIGEVESCKLIRNKGAAFPDALNHALHGGGQSLGYAFVNYHRPEDAEKAIATLNGLRLQNKTIKVSYARPSSEAIKGANLYVSGLPKTMTQTELERLFSPYGRIITSRILCENSGGRPFTGGEQGLSKGVGFIRFDQRVEAERAIQELNGTVPKGATEPITVKFANNPSNNGKALAPLAAYLPAALRFPAPLGRFSSGKSLLAINKGLQRYSPLAGELLGGVLPGAVGSEWCIFVYNLAPETEENVLWQLFGPFGAVQSVKVIRDLQTNKCKGYGFITMTNYDEAVVAIQSLNGYTLGNRVLQVSFKTNKIKTI; encoded by the coding sequence ATGTCGAAGGGCGACGGTGAACAGCAAAATGGCTCCGGCGAGGAGTCCAAGACCAACCTCATCATCAACTACCTGCCGCAGAGCATGACACAAGAGGAGATTCGGAGCCTCTTCTCGAGTATCGGCGAAGTGGAGTCCTGCAAACTGATACGGAACAAAGGAGCGGCCTTCCCGGACGCTCTCAACCACGCACTGCACGGCGGCGGGCAGAGCCTAGGCTACGCCTTCGTCAACTACCACCGCCCGGAGGACGCGGAGAAGGCCATCGCCACGCTCAACGGCCTGCGCCTGCAGAACAAGACGATCAAGGTATCGTACGCCCGCCCGAGCAGTGAGGCCATCAAGGGAGCGAACTTGTACGTCTCCGGCCTACCCAAAACAATGACACAGACTGAGCTAGAGAGATTATTCAGCCCGTACGGGCGCATCATTACTTCGCGGATCCTCTGCGAAAACTCCGGAGGGCGGCCCTTCACTGGCGGGGAACAGGGGTTATCGAAAGGAGTAGGGTTTATCCGCTTCGATCAGCGAGTGGAAGCTGAACGTGCGATTCAGGAGTTGAACGGAACAGTGCCTAAGGGAGCCACGGAGCCCATCACAGTGAAGTTTGCCAACAATCCGAGCAACAATGGGAAGGCGCTGGCTCCGCTCGCGGCGTATCTGCCGGCTGCGCTGCGCTTCCCGGCTCCTCTGGGGAGATTTAGCTCAGGCAAGTCCCTTCTAGCTATCAACAAAGGTCTACAGCGCTACAGTCCGCTGGCCGGCGAGCTGCTGGGCGGCGTGCTGCCGGGCGCCGTGGGCTCGGAGTGGTGCATCTTCGTGTACAACCTCGCCCCGGAGACGGAGGAGAACGTCCTCTGGCAGCTGTTCGGGCCGTTCGGCGCCGTCCAAAGCGTGAAAGTGATTCGCGACCTGCAGACGAACAAGTGCAAAGGCTACGGCTTCATAACGATGACGAACTACGACGAGGCCGTCGTCGCGATCCAGTCGCTCAACGGCTACACGCTCGGGAACAGAGTTCTGCAGGTCAGTTTCAAGACAAACAAGATCAAGACGATCTAA